The sequence CTGCTGCCACGTTACCACCGAGACTGCAAATCTCGCCATTGCACTCAAAGCCGCTGGTGCAGACTCCTTGCTAATTGCCAGTAACCCCCTTTCCACCCAAGATGACGTAGCAGCTTGTTTAGTTGCAGAATACGGCATTCCCGTCTTCGCCATCAAAGGAGAAGATGCAGAAACTTATACTCGCCACGTCAACATTGCCTTAGACCATCGGCCAAATATTATCATTGACGACGGTTGCGACGTAGTAGCCACCTTAGTTAAAGAACGGCAAAATCAACTTTCCGAAATCATCGGTACCACCGAAGAAACTACCACAGGAATTGTCCGTTTGCGTGCCATGTTCCGCGATGGCGTATTAACCTTCCCCGCCATCAACGTCAACGACGCAGACACCAAGCACTTCTTTGATAACCGCTACGGTACCGGACAATCTACCCTCGACGGTATCATTCGCGCCACCAACATTTTGTTAGCCGGAAAAACCGTCGTTATCGCCGGATATGGCTGGTGTGGTAAAGGTAGCGCCCTTCGTGCCAGAGGCATGGGTGCTAATGTAATTGTGACCGAAATCGATCCGACAAAAGCGATCGAAGCAGTAATGGATGGTTTCCGCGTCCTCCCAATGGCAGAAGCTGCATCTTTAGGCGACATTTTCATCACCGTTACAGGCAACAAGCACGTCATTCGTAGCGAA comes from Phormidium ambiguum IAM M-71 and encodes:
- the ahcY gene encoding adenosylhomocysteinase; this encodes MVATQIKHEVKDLSLAALGKQRIEWAGREMPVLKQIRERFGKEKPLAGIRLVACCHVTTETANLAIALKAAGADSLLIASNPLSTQDDVAACLVAEYGIPVFAIKGEDAETYTRHVNIALDHRPNIIIDDGCDVVATLVKERQNQLSEIIGTTEETTTGIVRLRAMFRDGVLTFPAINVNDADTKHFFDNRYGTGQSTLDGIIRATNILLAGKTVVIAGYGWCGKGSALRARGMGANVIVTEIDPTKAIEAVMDGFRVLPMAEAASLGDIFITVTGNKHVIRSEHFDVMKDGAIVCNSGHFDIEIDLKALAEKSTEVRTVRNFTEEYRLKNGKSVIVIGEGRLVNLAAAEGHPSAVMDMSFANQALSCEYLAKNKGKLEAGIHSVPVELDKEIARLKLQAMGISIDSLTSEQIEYMNSWTSGT